Proteins from one Bifidobacterium sp. ESL0732 genomic window:
- a CDS encoding KUP/HAK/KT family potassium transporter, producing MAQSQDRESKQPRNRRNSRRNAGKTEKSGQGRRPTEKKAVRKLEQESNTASKAASKAQKQAASAEEKALKAEKRAVNAEKKALLRADTFTNAPKVSRDTLTREEREVIAKHEQEEEEEAKKLTKASAHGPIGRWWRKMQSSQDKVTLGMAIVALGVVYGDIGTSPLYTSQTFITGQGGLGNIDRPAVLGLLSLVFWSITLITTVKYVLVAMRIDNKGEGGIFALFSLIRHHGKWLVIPAMLGGAAFLADSVLTPAVSISSAVEGLKTIPLFEPVFRENTSLTLMITLVIIVVLFCVQSRGTERIGKVFGSVVMVWFAFLAITGIVNISGDWSIFAAINPVYGIEFLFSKHNLAGLAIMGTVFLSTTGAEALYSDMGHVGRGNIYFTWPFIFVALVFNYFGQGAWMLRNQGNTALGNANPFFEMMSPNVRYVGVILSVAAGVIASQALITGAFTMVSEATGLNWMPHLQVRYPARTRGQLYIPVVNVVLCVATLSVLALFKDSEHISAAYGLALTVTMITTTILLTVYIWYKHHRVLASIFFVVFIAIQTLFFVASMAKFLHGGWFTMLLTALILLIMITWNDATKIERSQRRHMKSRDFKPALAKLHDDFRIPYFADNIVYLTSDWEMHRLDTDIFFSIFADHPKRARAWWAVSVVTTDEPFTREYSVEDFGTDYIFRVRIRLGFKVSQSIPAYIHQVMHDLSASGELPEQKSVYPKVDADPDIGTVRYVLVHKALMPESKLTARESLSLKMKYAIRHVAGSPVKWFGLAPYNPVVEVQPLFVSTRRPPRLKRVALRTSKRRVESKESRTNAAKNEKNKAEVSRKKAKLEALNAVKAKAEQETLSEGEKAKALRAAKTLKAVRAAQADKALHLSQVAKQELGDLAKRSGTSAAGDTGEQTKVMPRSQSPDAASGKSGKLS from the coding sequence ATGGCGCAATCGCAAGATCGTGAGTCGAAGCAACCTCGAAATCGAAGAAATAGTCGCCGAAACGCAGGCAAAACCGAAAAAAGCGGGCAAGGCAGGCGGCCTACAGAGAAGAAGGCCGTTCGTAAACTTGAACAGGAAAGCAACACGGCGAGCAAAGCCGCCTCAAAGGCGCAAAAACAAGCAGCGAGCGCCGAAGAGAAAGCCCTTAAGGCCGAGAAACGTGCGGTGAACGCAGAAAAGAAGGCCTTGCTGCGCGCCGATACCTTCACCAATGCCCCCAAGGTCTCACGCGACACCCTGACCCGTGAGGAACGCGAGGTCATCGCCAAGCATGAGCAGGAGGAGGAAGAAGAGGCCAAGAAGCTGACCAAGGCCTCCGCGCACGGTCCGATCGGCCGCTGGTGGCGCAAGATGCAGTCCAGCCAGGACAAGGTCACCCTTGGCATGGCCATCGTTGCGCTCGGTGTGGTCTACGGCGACATCGGCACGTCCCCGCTCTACACTTCGCAGACCTTCATCACCGGCCAGGGTGGGCTCGGCAACATCGACCGTCCCGCTGTCCTCGGCCTGCTTTCGTTGGTCTTTTGGTCGATTACGCTGATTACGACCGTCAAATACGTGCTTGTCGCCATGCGTATCGACAACAAGGGCGAAGGCGGCATCTTCGCGCTGTTTTCGTTGATTCGCCACCACGGCAAATGGCTGGTGATTCCGGCGATGCTCGGTGGTGCAGCGTTCTTGGCGGATTCCGTCTTGACCCCGGCCGTCTCGATTTCCTCGGCAGTGGAAGGCCTCAAGACCATTCCGCTCTTCGAACCGGTGTTTCGCGAGAACACCAGTCTGACGCTGATGATTACCCTCGTGATCATCGTCGTCCTCTTCTGTGTCCAGTCGCGCGGCACCGAGCGTATCGGCAAGGTCTTCGGCTCGGTGGTCATGGTCTGGTTCGCGTTCCTCGCGATCACTGGCATCGTCAATATCAGCGGGGACTGGAGCATTTTCGCGGCCATTAACCCGGTTTACGGCATTGAGTTCCTCTTCAGCAAGCATAACCTGGCGGGTCTGGCCATCATGGGCACGGTCTTCCTTTCGACCACCGGCGCCGAAGCGTTGTACTCCGACATGGGCCACGTTGGCCGCGGCAACATCTACTTCACCTGGCCGTTCATTTTTGTCGCGTTGGTCTTCAACTACTTTGGGCAGGGCGCTTGGATGCTGCGCAACCAGGGCAACACAGCGCTCGGCAATGCCAACCCGTTCTTTGAAATGATGAGTCCGAACGTGCGTTACGTCGGCGTCATCCTTTCCGTGGCGGCTGGTGTCATCGCCTCTCAGGCCCTGATTACCGGCGCGTTCACGATGGTCTCCGAGGCCACCGGCCTGAACTGGATGCCGCATCTTCAGGTGCGCTACCCGGCTCGTACGCGTGGCCAGCTTTATATCCCTGTGGTCAACGTGGTGCTGTGCGTCGCCACGCTTTCGGTGCTGGCCCTCTTCAAGGATTCCGAGCACATTTCCGCGGCATACGGCCTGGCACTCACCGTCACGATGATTACGACGACGATTTTGCTTACGGTCTATATCTGGTACAAGCACCATCGCGTGCTTGCGAGCATCTTCTTCGTGGTGTTTATCGCCATCCAGACACTGTTCTTCGTCGCTTCCATGGCGAAGTTCCTGCATGGCGGCTGGTTCACGATGCTTTTGACGGCATTGATCCTTCTGATCATGATCACGTGGAACGATGCGACCAAGATCGAACGTTCGCAGCGTCGTCATATGAAGTCGCGCGATTTCAAACCCGCGCTCGCCAAGTTGCATGACGATTTCCGTATCCCGTATTTCGCCGACAACATCGTCTACCTGACCTCCGATTGGGAAATGCACCGGCTTGACACGGATATCTTCTTCTCGATTTTCGCCGATCACCCGAAGCGTGCGCGTGCCTGGTGGGCCGTTTCGGTGGTCACCACTGACGAACCGTTCACACGAGAGTATTCGGTAGAGGACTTCGGCACGGACTATATCTTCCGTGTGCGGATCAGGCTCGGTTTCAAGGTCTCGCAGTCCATCCCTGCTTATATCCATCAGGTGATGCATGATCTCTCCGCTTCCGGTGAGCTGCCGGAGCAGAAGTCCGTCTATCCGAAGGTGGACGCCGACCCGGATATCGGCACCGTTCGTTACGTCCTCGTTCATAAGGCTTTGATGCCGGAATCGAAGCTGACGGCCCGCGAGTCGCTCTCGCTCAAGATGAAGTATGCCATCCGTCATGTGGCCGGTTCGCCGGTCAAGTGGTTCGGTCTGGCCCCCTACAACCCGGTGGTCGAAGTGCAGCCGTTGTTCGTCTCCACCCGTCGTCCTCCGCGCCTGAAGCGCGTCGCGTTGCGTACCAGCAAGCGTCGCGTCGAATCCAAGGAATCGCGCACGAATGCGGCGAAGAACGAAAAGAACAAGGCGGAGGTTTCCCGCAAAAAAGCAAAGCTTGAAGCTCTCAATGCGGTGAAGGCGAAAGCTGAACAGGAAACGTTGAGCGAAGGCGAGAAGGCCAAGGCGTTGCGTGCGGCCAAGACGTTGAAGGCGGTTCGTGCCGCTCAAGCCGATAAGGCGTTGCACCTCTCGCAGGTCGCAAAACAGGAGTTGGGCGATTTGGCCAAAAGAAGTGGAACATCGGCAGCAGGCGATACCGGTGAGCAGACCAAGGTCATGCCACGCTCTCAAAGTCCCGATGCCGCTAGCGGAAAATCCGGAAAGTTGTCATAG
- a CDS encoding KUP/HAK/KT family potassium transporter, producing MAQPQHHGASEPQNRQQEQNPENQEVRRRVRGTRNRDKPASNSDSSKTGVSANNSGKTTRAKTPLDVAAKVKAVNAATETSSRTRKVAAKAISETKAKAEAAEGAAEASWRTRKASTRATKVKKTAVHAQKKAANAEKKVANVERKAKTAERKVANAEKKALTAEQRAAAAEKKALLRADTFTNAPKVSRDTLTREEREEIAKHAKEEREEAEKLTKASHSPIGRWWRKVQSSPDRVTLGMAIVTLGVVYGDIGTSPLYTVQTFLAGQGGLAKIDRPAVLGMLSLIFWTLLLITTVKYVLVAMHADNKGEGGIFALFSLVRHYGKWLLVPAMIGGAAFLADSVLTPAVSISSAVEGLKTIPALTNAFEENPNLTLMITLIIIVVLFCVQSRGTESIGKVFGSVVLVWFAFLALVGIVNLSGDWTIFEAINPVYGVEFLFSSHNVAGLSLMGTVFLSTTGAEALYSDMGHVGRGNIYFTWPFINVALVLNYFGQGAWMLNNRGDKSLANVTVNPFFQMMSPNVRYVGVILSVAAGVIASQALITGAFTMVSEATGLNWMPHLQVRYPSRTRGQLYIPAVNVVLCVATLTVLAIFKDSEHISAAYGLALTITMLATTILLTTYVWHHHHRVGAVCFFALFATTDSLFFISSMSKFLRGGWFTMLLTTVILLIMITWDDGTKIERSQRRHMKPRDFKPALAKLHDDFRIPYFADNIVYLTSDSELRRLDTDIFFSIFADHPKRARAWWAVSMVTTDEPFTREYSVENFGTDYIFRVRIRLGFKVSQSIPAYIHQIMHDLSASGELPEQKSVYPKVDADPDIGTVRYVLIHKALMPESKITGREALSLKMKYAIRHVAGSPVKWFGLAPYNPVVEVQPLFLSTRRPPRLKRVAFRKLRRSELQDASAAQKSATQDVPDASSVVKAVSRTDSGKKPSMSKSDSGTKTKKTESVANAKSDSGTKAKTQVDSEATK from the coding sequence ATGGCGCAACCGCAACATCATGGGGCAAGTGAACCTCAAAATCGTCAACAAGAGCAAAACCCAGAAAATCAAGAGGTTCGCAGACGTGTTCGTGGCACGCGAAACAGAGATAAGCCTGCCAGCAACTCCGATAGCAGCAAAACCGGCGTTAGCGCCAACAACTCGGGCAAAACAACGCGGGCCAAAACCCCATTGGATGTGGCCGCCAAAGTAAAAGCGGTAAATGCCGCCACCGAAACGTCTTCACGCACGCGCAAGGTCGCAGCCAAAGCGATAAGCGAGACGAAAGCCAAAGCTGAAGCGGCAGAAGGCGCCGCAGAAGCCTCATGGCGGACGCGCAAAGCCTCGACCAGAGCGACAAAAGTCAAGAAAACTGCTGTTCACGCGCAAAAGAAGGCGGCGAACGCCGAAAAGAAAGTTGCCAACGTTGAACGCAAGGCCAAAACTGCCGAACGAAAGGTGGCCAATGCCGAAAAGAAGGCGCTGACTGCTGAGCAGCGGGCGGCTGCGGCCGAAAAGAAAGCCTTGCTGCGCGCCGACACCTTCACCAATGCCCCCAAGGTCTCTCGCGACACCCTGACCCGTGAGGAACGCGAGGAAATTGCCAAACATGCCAAGGAGGAGCGCGAGGAAGCCGAGAAACTGACCAAGGCCTCACACAGCCCAATCGGCCGCTGGTGGCGCAAAGTGCAGTCCAGCCCCGACAGGGTGACGCTTGGGATGGCCATCGTCACGCTTGGCGTGGTCTACGGCGACATCGGCACTTCTCCGCTCTATACCGTCCAGACGTTCCTGGCCGGGCAGGGCGGGCTTGCTAAAATCGACCGGCCCGCGGTTCTCGGCATGCTTTCCTTGATTTTCTGGACGCTGTTGCTGATTACGACCGTGAAATACGTGCTGGTCGCCATGCACGCCGACAACAAGGGCGAGGGCGGCATTTTCGCGCTTTTCTCGCTGGTACGGCACTACGGCAAGTGGCTGCTGGTTCCAGCGATGATTGGAGGAGCGGCCTTCCTGGCGGATTCCGTGTTGACCCCGGCCGTCTCGATCTCCTCGGCAGTGGAAGGCCTCAAGACCATTCCCGCGCTCACTAATGCTTTCGAAGAGAACCCGAACCTGACGCTGATGATTACTCTCATCATCATTGTCGTGCTTTTCTGTGTGCAGTCGCGTGGCACCGAAAGCATCGGCAAGGTCTTCGGCTCGGTCGTCCTGGTCTGGTTCGCGTTCCTGGCGCTGGTTGGCATCGTCAATCTGAGTGGTGACTGGACCATTTTCGAGGCCATCAACCCGGTCTATGGCGTCGAGTTTCTCTTCAGCTCGCACAACGTCGCCGGCCTTTCGCTGATGGGCACCGTCTTCCTTTCGACCACCGGCGCCGAAGCGCTGTACTCCGACATGGGCCACGTTGGCCGCGGCAACATCTACTTCACCTGGCCCTTCATCAACGTTGCGCTCGTGCTCAACTATTTCGGGCAAGGCGCGTGGATGCTCAACAACCGCGGCGACAAATCCCTGGCGAACGTCACCGTCAACCCGTTCTTCCAGATGATGAGTCCGAACGTGCGTTACGTCGGTGTGATCCTTTCCGTGGCGGCTGGTGTCATCGCCTCTCAGGCCCTGATTACCGGCGCGTTCACGATGGTCTCCGAGGCCACCGGCCTGAACTGGATGCCGCATCTTCAGGTGCGCTACCCCTCGCGTACGCGTGGCCAGCTCTATATCCCGGCCGTCAACGTGGTGCTGTGCGTGGCGACGCTTACGGTGCTGGCTATTTTTAAGGATTCCGAGCATATTTCCGCGGCGTACGGTCTGGCGCTGACCATCACCATGCTGGCGACGACGATTCTTTTGACCACATACGTCTGGCATCACCACCATCGCGTGGGCGCGGTGTGCTTCTTCGCGCTGTTCGCCACCACCGACTCGCTCTTCTTCATCTCCTCGATGTCGAAGTTCCTGCGCGGCGGCTGGTTCACCATGCTGCTCACGACCGTGATTCTGCTGATTATGATCACCTGGGATGACGGCACCAAGATTGAACGTTCGCAGCGTCGTCATATGAAGCCTCGTGATTTCAAACCCGCGCTCGCAAAATTGCATGATGATTTTCGTATTCCGTATTTTGCCGACAACATCGTTTACCTGACTTCCGATTCCGAATTGCGTCGGCTTGACACGGATATCTTCTTTTCGATTTTCGCTGACCACCCGAAGCGTGCGCGTGCCTGGTGGGCCGTTTCGATGGTCACCACTGACGAACCGTTCACCCGCGAATACTCAGTCGAGAATTTCGGCACGGATTATATCTTCCGTGTGCGGATCAGACTCGGTTTCAAGGTCTCGCAATCGATTCCTGCTTATATTCATCAGATTATGCATGACCTTTCCGCCTCGGGCGAGCTACCGGAGCAGAAGTCCGTCTATCCGAAGGTGGATGCCGACCCGGATATCGGCACCGTGCGTTACGTCCTGATTCACAAGGCTTTGATGCCGGAGTCCAAGATCACCGGCCGTGAGGCGCTCTCGCTTAAGATGAAGTATGCCATCCGTCATGTGGCCGGTTCGCCGGTCAAGTGGTTCGGCCTGGCCCCTTACAACCCGGTGGTCGAGGTGCAGCCGCTCTTCTTGAGCACCCGTCGTCCGCCGCGTCTGAAGCGCGTCGCGTTTCGCAAGTTGCGGCGCTCGGAGCTTCAAGATGCTTCCGCGGCGCAAAAATCGGCAACTCAAGATGTCCCAGATGCCAGCTCAGTGGTCAAAGCTGTTTCGAGGACTGATTCGGGCAAGAAGCCGTCCATGTCGAAGTCCGACTCAGGCACCAAAACCAAAAAAACTGAATCTGTCGCTAACGCTAAGTCCGACTCAGGTACTAAGGCAAAAACTCAAGTTGATTCTGAAGCCACAAAATAA
- a CDS encoding N-acetyltransferase, with protein MEPQRHILDLKHKDFRKNDAPTRTILVTPGNTEIFAYCEYGYTGVEESSSGAYAISWIARSVKYDQYRLGDQLLGIVLDDIAVDAFHRGRTPLVVTQIDPRNTSSIHLFAGRGFHDDGIDPDDSGFHIWSSALEPHDSIQVNRQFVIELPTSR; from the coding sequence ATGGAACCGCAACGGCATATTCTGGATTTGAAACACAAGGATTTCCGGAAAAACGATGCTCCGACCAGAACGATTCTGGTGACTCCTGGGAATACAGAGATATTTGCGTATTGTGAATATGGGTATACCGGAGTAGAGGAATCTTCTTCGGGTGCCTACGCGATTTCTTGGATTGCGCGAAGCGTAAAATATGACCAATACCGCTTGGGCGATCAACTGTTGGGCATTGTGCTGGATGATATTGCCGTTGACGCTTTTCATCGGGGGCGCACGCCTTTGGTGGTTACACAGATTGATCCCAGGAATACCTCTAGTATTCATTTGTTTGCCGGGCGAGGATTCCATGACGATGGTATAGATCCGGATGATTCGGGATTCCACATCTGGAGTAGTGCGCTGGAGCCTCATGATTCTATACAGGTGAATCGGCAATTCGTTATCGAGCTGCCGACATCGCGATAG
- a CDS encoding alpha-L-arabinofuranosidase C-terminal domain-containing protein yields MPEGATTNKARLVVDDEFEIAPIDDRLFGSFAEHLGRCIYTGIYEPGHPTADADGFRQDVIDLVRELGATTIRYPGGNFVSGYRWEDGVGPKDQRPRRLDTAWHSTETNQFGLHEMVKWLGKVNGNELMEAVNLGTRGLGNAMDLLEYANVPSGTKLSEERRANGADKPFDIRMWCLGNEMDGPWQLGHITAEEYGRLAAKVAAGMRQIDPNLELVVCGSSTHDMQTYGSWEETVLDATYDLVDFVSCHAYARPWNGDMQSFVASGADMEAFIHEIAAIVQSVKARHKTSHQVYLSFDEWNVWYKANDPANNPSGIGNWPTAPRLLEQIYSVTDAAVVGDLLISLMRNADTVHSASMAQLVNVIAPIMTEPGGPAWRQTIFYPFSLSARFAKGGTALQTVLNGPSIDTAAYGEVSAIGHTAVRCKDGSFAIFLVNRSLEENTKLEIALPAHRRFSKAKSWTLHDDDVSACNTLEHPNRVTPQVTGNIAIDGDTISVNLAPVSWTLIHVC; encoded by the coding sequence ATGCCTGAAGGTGCCACAACCAACAAAGCGCGACTTGTCGTTGATGATGAATTCGAGATCGCTCCTATCGATGATAGGTTGTTTGGCTCGTTTGCTGAGCATCTTGGACGCTGCATATATACAGGCATCTACGAGCCTGGTCACCCGACTGCTGATGCGGACGGTTTCCGTCAGGACGTCATTGATTTGGTTCGCGAGCTGGGGGCAACCACCATCCGTTACCCGGGCGGCAATTTCGTTTCCGGCTATCGCTGGGAGGACGGAGTCGGTCCAAAGGATCAGCGCCCGCGTCGTCTTGACACTGCTTGGCATTCCACCGAGACCAACCAGTTCGGTCTTCATGAGATGGTTAAGTGGCTAGGCAAAGTCAATGGAAATGAGCTAATGGAAGCAGTGAATCTAGGAACGCGCGGCCTTGGGAACGCAATGGATTTGCTGGAATACGCCAACGTTCCCAGTGGAACGAAGCTTTCGGAAGAACGTCGTGCCAATGGTGCCGATAAGCCTTTTGACATCCGCATGTGGTGCTTGGGCAACGAAATGGACGGACCATGGCAGTTGGGGCATATAACTGCCGAAGAATACGGACGTCTTGCAGCAAAGGTTGCTGCAGGTATGCGCCAAATTGATCCGAACCTTGAACTCGTGGTTTGTGGTTCGTCCACGCACGATATGCAGACATATGGTTCATGGGAAGAGACCGTTCTCGATGCCACTTATGATTTAGTCGACTTCGTTTCCTGTCATGCATATGCGCGTCCTTGGAATGGCGATATGCAGAGCTTCGTGGCCTCCGGCGCCGACATGGAGGCGTTTATTCACGAAATCGCCGCCATCGTGCAATCGGTGAAGGCTCGCCATAAGACTTCGCATCAGGTCTATCTGTCCTTTGATGAGTGGAACGTCTGGTATAAAGCCAACGATCCGGCCAACAATCCGTCTGGAATCGGCAATTGGCCTACTGCTCCAAGACTTTTGGAGCAGATCTACTCCGTAACGGACGCGGCAGTGGTCGGCGATTTGCTGATCTCCTTGATGCGCAACGCAGACACGGTCCATTCCGCTTCCATGGCCCAGTTGGTAAATGTCATTGCGCCGATTATGACCGAACCCGGCGGCCCGGCTTGGAGGCAGACCATTTTTTATCCCTTCTCGCTTTCTGCCCGGTTCGCCAAAGGCGGTACCGCTCTTCAGACAGTGTTGAACGGTCCCTCCATTGATACCGCGGCGTACGGCGAAGTGAGTGCAATCGGTCATACGGCTGTGCGTTGCAAGGACGGCTCATTCGCCATTTTCCTCGTGAATCGTTCCTTGGAGGAAAATACGAAACTCGAGATCGCCCTACCGGCCCATCGTCGATTCTCCAAGGCTAAATCGTGGACGTTGCACGATGATGATGTCTCGGCTTGCAACACGCTTGAGCATCCCAATAGAGTGACCCCACAGGTCACCGGCAACATCGCCATAGATGGCGACACCATATCTGTGAATCTTGCGCCTGTTTCTTGGACGTTGATTCATGTTTGTTAA